The Deinococcota bacterium genomic interval CCTGCGCAAGAGTTCCGTCGCCCTGCGCCGGGGCTCCTTCAGGACGCTCTACGCCAAGGAGGCGCTTTACGTCATGGCCAGGGAGCACGAGGACGAGCGCTTCATCGTGGCCTTCAACGTCTCGGCCAAGCAGGTCAGGCTCGAGCTCGAGCTAGGCGACGCCGGGCAGAGCCTAGAAGGCCCTTATCGCGCGCCGCTGAACGGCCTCTCGGCGAGCGTGGAGAGCGGCCGCCTCAGCGGCCACGACATCCCCGCGCGCTCGGGCGCCATCTTTAAGCGCCTTTAGACCCTTCTCCCCTGCGCCCGCCGAACAGGCGGGTCCTTTGCTGCCGTGACCACCACAACAGCTCATGCCGACGATTTCAGCCTCTGCGGTCCTGTAAGAGCTAGATTGTCCTTCAGTCACAAGGTGCGTTGACGATGCTGCCGAAAGTAATGGCTTTTCTCTCTATCGTAAAAGGATCATGGCTTGTAAGACCAATTCTTATTGACAGGCAGCACGAGGTGTGCTAGCTTTTGTCTCAGCTTGAACCTATGCAAGGGTCGAGCTCGAGGAGGCATAAAGATGCACAAACTCACAGGGGTGCTGCTGGGGCTGCTGGTTTTGGGGACTTCTCTCGCGGAGGAAGCTGGAGCTGCCACCGGAGCTGACGCGGGGGCCATCGACGGGGCGACTACGGCCTGGCTCTTGGTCTCGACCAGCTTCGTCTTTCTGATGGTCATCGGTCTGGCCTTCTTCTACGGCGGCCTGGTCCGCCGCAAGAACGCCCTCAACACCATGATGATGAGCTTCGTGGCCCTGGGCGTCGTCAGCCTGACCTGGACGGTCATCGGCTACAGCCTGGCCTACGCCGAGGGCTCGGCTTATCTGGGCGGCCTCGCCTACTTCGGGCTGCGCGGGGTGGGGCTCGAGATCGACGGCGGCATCCCGCTCCTGCTCGACTTCGTCTTCCAGGGCGCCTTTGCCATCATCACCGCCGCGCTCATCTCCGGCGCCGTCGTCGAGCGCATGCGCTTCGGCGCCTACATGCTCTTTATCGCCCTCTGGAGCGTCGCCGTCTATGCGCCGCTGGCCAAGTGGGTGTGGGGCGGCGGCTTCTTGGCTAGCCTCGGCGCGCTCGACTTCGCGGGCGGCACCGTGGTGCATATCAATGCAGGCGTCGCCGCGCTCGTCTTAGCGCTGCTTATCGGCCGGCGCAAGGACCACGGCCGCAAGGCCATGCTGCCCCACCAGGTGCCCTTCACGCTCCTGGGCGCGGGCCTGTTGTGGTTCGGCTGGTTCGGCTTCAACGGCGGCAGCGCCTACGCGGCCGACGGCTTGGCGGCCCTGGCGGTCACCAACACGCTCCTGGCGCCCGCTGCGACCATCGTCATCTGGGCGATCCTCGACATGGTCCGGCTGGGCAAGGTGACGGCGGTGGGTGTCGCCACGGGCGTCATCGTCGGCCTCGTCGCCATCACCCCGGGCGCGGGCCTGGTGAGCCCGCTGTCGGCC includes:
- a CDS encoding ammonium transporter, yielding MVIGLAFFYGGLVRRKNALNTMMMSFVALGVVSLTWTVIGYSLAYAEGSAYLGGLAYFGLRGVGLEIDGGIPLLLDFVFQGAFAIITAALISGAVVERMRFGAYMLFIALWSVAVYAPLAKWVWGGGFLASLGALDFAGGTVVHINAGVAALVLALLIGRRKDHGRKAMLPHQVPFTLLGAGLLWFGWFGFNGGSAYAADGLAALAVTNTLLAPAATIVIWAILDMVRLGKVTAVGVATGVIVGLVAITPGAGLVSPLSAILIGIIATFPSYYLLLWRARSSLDDSLDVFAAHGVGGVSGALLTGVFASTLWGSEVNGSLGQLMIQAVAVGIAIVFSAVMTFLIAKGVGLIVPLRVADKLEDFGMDTSMHGEEAYGDGEGALLIPEGQVTAGAYAPTAAGSKV